One genomic segment of Oncorhynchus masou masou isolate Uvic2021 chromosome 16, UVic_Omas_1.1, whole genome shotgun sequence includes these proteins:
- the tdh gene encoding L-threonine dehydrogenase yields the protein MPFIRAFSKVAKQALLNPGCGCQPITVAVRTISFSPRQVTSDASFHSVSFSETDHPKVLITGGLGQLGVGLATMLRKRFGNNNVILSDIRKPPSHIFHSGPFIYSDILDYKNLREIVVNNRITWLVHYSALLSAVGESNVALARDVNITGLHNVLDIAAEHGLRLFVPSTIGAFGPTSPRNPTPDLCVQRPRTIYGVSKVHAELMGEYYHHRYGLDFRCLRYPGIISADSQPGGGTTDYAVAIFHDAVKTGKFECNLKPDTRLPMMYIDDCLRATVEMMEAPADTLSMRTYNINAMSFTPEELAQEVQKQLPDLEVTYDIDQVRQAIADSWPMNFDDSNARNDWGWKHDYDLPELVQTMLNYIGSDSRIAKAN from the exons ATGCCTTTTATCAGAGCATTCAGCAAGGTGGCTAAGCAGGCCCTCCTGAACCCAGGAtgtggctgtcagccaatcacagTGGCCGTACGGACCATCAGCTTCTCGCCTCGCCAGGTCACCTCGGACGCCAGCTTCCACTCTGTGTCCTTCTCCGAGACGGACCACCCCAAGGTGCTCATCACAG gTGGCCTTGGACAGTTGGGGGTAGGGCTGGCTACAATGTTGAG GAAGCGGTTCGGAAACAACAATGTGATCCTGTCGGATATCAGGAAGCCTCCAAGTCACATCTTTCACAGCG ggcCCTTCATCTACTCTGACATCCTGGACTATAAAAACCTTCGTGAGATCGTTGTCAACAACCGCATCACCTGGTTGGTTCATTACAGTGCCTTGCTCAGTGCCGTGGGAGAGTCCAATGTAGCTCTGGCACGGGACGTCAACATCACTG GGCTCCACAACGTCCTGGACATTGCAGCGGAGCACGGACTGCGTCTGTTCGTCCCCAGCACCATCGGAGCTTTCGGGCCCACCTCTCCCCGGAACCCGACCCCTGACCTCTGTGTCCAGAGACCCAGAACCATCTATGGGGTCTCCAAAGTCCACGCAGAGCTCatgggagag TACTACCACCACCGCTACGGCCTTGACTTCCGCTGTCTGCGCTACCCAGGCATCATCTCTGCTGACTCACAGCCTGGAGGAGGAACGACAG ACTACGCGGTAGCCATCTTTCACGACGCCGTCAAAACGGGGAAGTTTGAGTGCAACCTGAAGCCAGACACGCGGCTGCCCATGATGTACATCGACGACTGTCTGCGTGCCACCGTGGAGATGATGGAAGCGCCCGCAGACACCCTCTCCATGAGGACCTATAACATCAACGCCATGAGCTTTACCCCTGAAGAGCTGGCTCAGGAGGTCCAGAAACAGCTGCCGGACCTGGAGGTCACCTACGACATCGACCAAGTCAGACAGGCCATCG CCGACAGCTGGCCAATGAACTTTGACGACTCTAACGCGCGGAACGACTGGGGCTGGAAACACGACTACGACCTCCCGGAGCTCGTCCAGACCATGCTCAACTACATCGGCTCAGACTCGCGCATCGCAAAGGCTAACTGA